The window GTGCAGCGGATGGAATATTCAAGGCTGATCGTTGAAAGGGGCGAGGATCATGTCGCCAGTGTTACCCTTAACAGGCCGGAGAAAATGAACGCTTTTGACAGCCCGATGGCGGAGGAACTCCTGGCCGCTTTCAGCGAACTGGATTCCTGTCCCAAAACCAGGGTGGTCCTCGTCAGGGGAGCCGGGCGCAATTTCTGCGCGGGGATCGATGTGAGTGAGATCTTGGGTAAAAA of the Thermovirga sp. genome contains:
- a CDS encoding enoyl-CoA hydratase/isomerase family protein is translated as MEYSRLIVERGEDHVASVTLNRPEKMNAFDSPMAEELLAAFSELDSCPKTRVVLVRGAGRNFCAGIDVSEILGK